The sequence below is a genomic window from Ciceribacter thiooxidans.
GACCCCGAAGAAACAGGAGAGACCCATGTTGAAGAAGACCCTTCTCGCCGCCGTTGCGCTCGTTGCCATGGCCGGTGCGGCTGCCGCGGAAGACCTCAAGGAATTCCGGATCGGCATTCTGGGCGGCGAGAACGAAGCCGACCGCCTGCGCAACTTCCAGTGCATGGTCGACAAGCTTCCCGCCGTCCTCGGCGTGGAGAAGGTCTCGCTTTTCCCGGCTGCCGACTATGACGGCGTTATTCAGGGCCTGCTTGGTGGCACGCTCGACTATGCCGAACTCGGCGCTTCCGGTTTTGCCAAGATTTATCTCGCCGACGCCAAGGCGGTCGAACCGATCCTAACCACCGTCCAGACTGACGGCTCGATGGGCTACTACTCGATCATGGTCGCCCGCAAAGATTCGGGCATGACCAAGGTCACTGACATCAAGGGCAAGAAGCTCGGCTTCGCCGACCCCGACTCGACGTCGGGATACCTGATCCCGACCGTTACCCTGCCGGAAGCTCTCGGCGCCCCCGTCAAGGAGTACGTTGCCGAAACAGGCTTTGGTGGCGGTCACGAAAACCTCGTCCTCGAAGTGCTGAAGGGCACCTTCGATGCCGGCACGACCTTCGGCTCTGGCGTCGGCGAGTTCAAGGACGGCTACACCTCCGGCAACCTGAAGAAGATGGTCGACAAGGGCGTCCTGAACATGGACGATCTGGTCGAACTCTGGAAGTCCCCGCTGATCCCGAACGGCCCAGTCGTAGTCCGCACATCGATGAACGACGACATGAAGGCCAAGTTCAAGACCTTCATGATGGACCTGCCGAAAACCGACGCTGCCTGCTTCTCGGCTATCCAGGGCGGTGACTTCACCGGCTTCACCGAAGTGAACGTCGACTTCTACAAACCGATTATTGACGCCCGCAAGGCAACCATCGGCGGCTGACATCCTGAGACCGAAAAAGGCCGCCGGGTGCATCAGGCAGCCGGCGACTCTTGACGAATGCACGTCGCCGCCGCGACGTGAACAAAAGCGGACTGCCTGCCATGAGTTCCTTCACCTACAAGCCCGAGCTCAGCGAGAGGGGCGCACTCATCGAGAACCATTGGCAAGACCTTGCCCGAGGCCGTCGTTTGTACACGATGCTTTCGCTCGCGGTGCTCGCCCTGGCGCTTACGGGTTCGTTGTGGTTTGCCAACGAAACCAACTCGGGCAAGTTCTTCGAACGCTTGCCGCACTTTTTCGATTTTGTCGGTGACCTGATGCCTCGCGACGGCATCGAAGTCTGGCGCGCGCTCCTCGACCTGCCCTCTCCATATTTCGATGGAAGCCTGAAATACGACTATCCCGAAGGCCGCTACTACGTCACCGACAGCCTCTACGTACCCGAGTACGTCTACAAGATGACGGAAACCCTGAACATTGCGTTGTTGTCGACGATCATCGGTTTCGCCCTCGGCTTCCTCCTGTCGTTTCTTGCTGCGAAAAACATGACGGCCAGTCCGTGGATACGCGTTCCGGTGCGTCGTTTCATGGAGCTGTTGCGCGCATTTCCTGAAATCGTCCTTGCCGGCTTCTTTCTGGCGATCCTGTCGCTCGGTCCGATTCCCGCGATCATCGCAGTTTCGATCCACACAATCGGCGCACTCGGCAAGCTCTTCTTCGAAGTCATCGAAAACGCGGACATGAAGCCGGACGAAGGGCTGAAAGCGGTCGGCGCCTCATGGGTCGAGCGCGCCTGGTTCGGCATGGTGCCGCAGGTGATGCCAAATTTCGTCAGCTATTTTCTGTTGCGCTTCGAAATCAACGTCCGTGCTTCGACCATCATCGGCGCGGTCGGAGGTGGCGGCATCGGCGAACAGCTGCGTCTTTCGATCAGTCGTGGGCACGAGGCGAAGACGCTGGCGATCGTTCTCCTGCTGTTTGTGACGATCATCGCGGTCGACCAACTCTCAGCGTGGCTGCGCCGCAAGCTCGTCGGAGATCAGGCCTTCCAGGCCGTGATGTAGGAGTGCACCTTGAAAACGATGAGCCTTTCCGAATTCGAGGCAGTTGCCGCTCGCCATCCGCAACTCCTCATGCCTTCTTTCTGGTCACGTTTCCGCGTCGCGGCGGTCGGAGGGGCGATCGCCCTCTATTTCGTCTTCTGCTGGTGGTTCTTCTCCGTCGGTCAGGTTCTCGGCACCGCCAATTGGGGTATCGCTGCCGGCTACCTCGCAGACTGGATATCCTACGAAGTCCGGCCGGACATAGTGGTTCGCGCGGACGGGACAATGCAGATCGAGTTCTCGCGCTACGATCCGATCGGTCCCAATCCCTGTCCCGACTGGCTCGAGGCCGAGCACGAAACGGTAACCCGGACGGTGGAGATCCCGGCGACGGAGATGCAAGCCAAGCCGAAGTCCTCTTTCAGCTTCGTTGCTCCGAGCAATGCAGGCAAGCAGGAGGCTGCCGAGGCCCGAACGGAGACCCGCACCGAAGAAGTCGTCACCCATGCGGTCGCGTCCATGAACTCGACCGACAGGATTGACGTCCTGCCAGGGCACGTCGAAATCCATCGCGGAAATGAGACGCTTGGCGTCACGCTCAGCCGCAACGACGGTGTGAGAGCTGATCGCGACCTACCCGCCTGGGCAACCCAGCGCGCATCGGGCGAGAAGATCGTTCTCGCCTTCGGTTTCTCTGGCTGGGCGGAAATCCGCGACGATGCCGTCAAGATCCACAAGCGCTTTGTCGGGTGGGAAAACTTTTTCTTCGATATCGATTCGCCTTTCTTCGGCAAATCGGCGGCCGAAGTGTTCGGCCTGCTGTTCTCCGGAGCGCGCCTCGATCCGAACCGCAGCAATGTCTCACTCGCTCTGGAGGGTTTCCTCTACAATCCCTCCTGGCAGCATCTCGATGTCTGGACCAAGCTGTTGCAGACGATCGTCATGGCCTTTGTCGGAACTTTCTTCGCAACGATCATTGCCTTTCCGCTCTCGTTCGTTGCCGCCCGCAACATCACGCGCAATGGCGTCGTAAACCAGATCACCAAACGCTTCTTCGACTTCCAGCGTTCGGTCGACATGTTCATCTGGGCGCTGTTCTTCACGCGCGCATTCGGTCCCGGACCACTGGCCGGGATTTCCGCCATCTTCTTCACGGACACCGGAACGCTCGGCAAGCTCTATTCGGAAGCGCTGGAGAACATCGACGACAAGCAGCGCGAGGGCGTGAAGTCGGTAGGTGCGGCACCATTGGCCGTTCAGCGTTTCGGCGTCCTGCCGCAGGTTCTTCCGGTCTTCACCTCGCAAGCGCTTTACTTTTGGGAATCGAACACCCGGTCAGCCACGATCATCGGCGCGGTCGGCGCCGGCGGTATCGGCCTGAAACTCTGGGAAGCTATGCGGACCAATCAGGACTGGGAGAACGTCGGCTACATGGTCCTGCTCATCCTGATCGTCGTCTTCGTCTTCGATTCTATCTCGAATGCTGTGCGTTCCCGTCTCATCGGCAGGCGATCGACTCTATGAGCCTCGCCAGCTCGCCATTGCAGTGCATCCGGCATCGGTCCTCGCAAACGCCACGGCGCACGCGTTACACTCGCAGCCGTAGCAATCCGAAGGAATCAGTCTTTGCGTTACGCACTCTATTTCACGCCACCCGAGCATGACCCGCTGTCGCGGGCAGCAGCGCACTGGCTCGGTCGTGATCCATTCGATGGATCGGCCCTGCCGACACCGGAAGTCGAGGGATTCGATGCCGCAGAAATGGCCGACGTCACCGCAGAGCCGCGACGCTACGGTTTCCACGCAACATTGAAGCCACCCTTTGCCCTTGCAGCGGGCCGGAGCGAAGGCGAGCTCGTCGACGCACTGGGGCGCTTCTGCGGGCAGGCACCGACCTTTACGATCCCCTCGGCGGTGATCGGGCAACTCGGCCACTTCTTCGCGCTCGTTCCAGAGCAGCCATTTACGCCGCTGCAGGCATTTGCCGCCGAGATCGTCGAGGTCTTCGAGCCTTATCGGGCACCGTTGACCGACGCGGATATGGCGCGGCGCAAACCCGAAACATTGAGCGAGACCGAACGCGCCAATCTGGTTCGCTGGGGCTACCCGTACGTCATGGACGAATTCCGCTTCCACATGACGCTGACCGGGCCGGTCAAGGCGGAACGCGCGACGGCCATGCGCGACCTTCTCAACAGTCGCTTTGCCGACTTCGTCGGTCGCCCACTCAGCATTTCCGGCCTCGCGCTCTACGTCGAAAAAGAGCGTGGAATGCCATTCACCATTCATTCCTGGCTGCCTCTGTCCGGCGCCTGATCGAAAGGACAACCGACCGATGACCACCGAAGCAGTATTCACCAATGCCCGTATTGTCCTGGACGACGATATCATTTCCGGCACGCTCATCGTCCGCGACGGCCGTATTGCCGAGCTTTCGGAAGGCTCGACGGCATCCGGCGAGGATATGGAAGGGGACTATATCCTGCCGGGCCTGGTCGAATTGCACACCGACCACTTGGAGGCCCACTACTCGCCGCGGCCGGGCGTGCGCTGGGACAAGATCTCGGCGATCCAGGCACATGACGCCCAGGTCGTGACGTCCGGCATCACCACGGTTTTCGATTGCCTGCGCATGGGGTCTGATGAGGACGGCGGCTTCGACAAAGGCGAAATGCGCGAGATGGCCGACGCCATACAGACGGCCGAGCGTGAAGACCGGCTGCGCGCCGAACACCTTCTGCACCTGCGCTGCGAAGTGTCCGCTCCCGATGTCCTCGATCACTTTTCTGACTTTGAGAGCGATCCACATGTCCGCTTGGTCTCGTTGATGGACCATGCGCCGGGGCAGCGTCAGTTCCAGACGATGGAACAGTATACCCTCTATTATAAAAAGAAGCGTGGCCTCTCGGAGGATGCGTTCGCACAGTTCGTCGCCCGCCGTCAGGAATCCTCCGCGCGCTATGCGGCCCCACACCGTAACACCCTGGCCAAGACCTGTGCGGAACGCGGCATCACGATCGCAAGCCACGACGACGCAACGCTCGACCACGTGGACGAGGCGATCGGCTATGGCGTCAGGCTTGCGGAGTTCCCAACGAGCTTCGACGCGGCCGAAGCTTCCCACAAAGCGGGAATGAGTGTGCTGATGGGCGCTCCCAACATCGTTCGCGGCAAGTCCCATTCCGGCAATATTGCCGCCCGCGATCTCGCGGAGCGCGGTGTTCTGGACGTCCTCTCGTCGGATTATGTACCGCTCAGCCTGTTGCACGCTCCCTTCGTACTCGCCGATGCTCTGCCGAACCTGTCTCTGCCGAAGGCGCTCGCCATGGTGACGGCGACACCCGCCAAGACGGTCGGACTTTCCGACCGCGGTCGTATTGCAGAAGGACTCCGAGCCGATCTGGTGCGCGTGCGCCGGCAGTCCGGAGTGCCGGTCGTGCGTGCCGTCTGGCGCGAAGGACGACGGGTCGCCTGATGACGAGCGGGGCGTTCATATCTTCGACCGGTAGACTTCCTGGTACGTTCGTGGCGGTCGTCGGGCCGAGCGGGGCCGGCAAGGACAGTCTGATCTCATATGCTCAAGGGCGTCTTGCAGCGCGGCCGGACATCCACTTCGTGCGTCGCCTGATCACGCGCGACGGCAATGCCGGCGGCGAAGATCACCTCGCCGTAACCTCGGAGGACTTCGAGGACATGCGTGAGAAAGGAGGCTTTGCCGTTCATTGGGACGCCCATGGCCTTCGCTACGGAATACCGGCTTCCGTCAATGATGAACTGGCACGCGGGCATATAATCGTTGCCAACGGCTCCCGCTCGGCTCTCAACGACTTCGCCGAGGTTTTTCCGCGATTGCTCGTGGTGAACGTCGTCGCGAGAGCGGATATTCTCGCACACCGCCTGCAGCAGCGCGGCAGGGAGACCGAGGCCGATGTCGGCAACCGGCTGGAGCGAGGCTCTCTCCTAATTCCAGAGGGTTTCCGGACCGTGACAATCGACAACAGCGGCCCTCTTGCTGATGCGGGGGAGCGACTGACGGGGGTGCTCGTGGATCTGCTCTCGGAGCGCACTGGTGTCGCCCGAGGTTCAGGCTGGATCTCCGAACCGCTCGATCGATGAAAGCAAGGCGCTCCCGTGGAGGAGCGAAAGGCCAGACGCTTCAATCATCTGCGGCATAAGCAGCCATTCCAGCGTCCAGGCGCTGCCCGAGCGTTCCTGTTCATGCACGAGCGCTTGATGGACACCGGCGAGCAGGGTTGCATTGTACCGGGCAAGTGCGACGAGTATCTCGGCCCTTACGGGGTTTTGCTTGTGCGGCATGGCGGATGAACCTCCACCTCCCGAAATCTCCGCCTCGTCGATGCCGTTCTGGACCATGAGCACCAGATCCTGCCCGATCTTTCCGAAGGCACCGGTGAGACGGGACAGGAAGCCGGCGAAATCTGCAATCCGCCCCCTGTCGGTATGCGGGACGTAATCGGGCGCCAAGAGGCCGAGATTGCGCGCCATCGACTGCCGCACGGCGAAAATCTTGTCGTCGAACTTCTCCGATGTCCCCGCCGCACCGGCGAGCGTCAGGATCAGGACACGTTCACGCTGGCGCGGTAGTTCGGCCGCCAAATGCTGCAAAGGGCTCTTCCAGGTTTTCAGCCGGTCACCGACCGTGATCGGCACCGCTGCCTGCATGCGTGTCCGCCCCATCAAACGGTTTCCGCCGAAACGCGACTGAAGCACATCGAGCTGCGATAGGACACTTGATAGCCGGCTATTAAAAACATCGAGAACGAAGGCGAGCTTCAGGGCCATAGCAGTATCGATGACGTCCTGGCTGGTCACGCCGAGGTGGATGAACCTGCCATGCGGTTCGCCGACAGCATTGCGCAGCTGCCGGACCAGCTCGGGGACGACGACACCATCGCGTGCCGTTGCGCTCGTCAGTTCTTCCATGTCCGGAACAAGACGCGTGCAGACGGATTCGATCGCGGCAGCTGCTTCCTCGTCCACCATGCCGGCTATGGCCTGAGCCCGAACAAGCTCTATCTCGAAGCGCAGCATGGCGCGCACATCGGCAGCGGTACCCAGCGCATCGGCGATTTCATTGTCGCCGAGCAGGCCGCCGAGGAAAGTGAGCCCGGCGAGCATGTTCACACCCGCTCCAGAGCGATCGCGATGCCCTGGCCGACGCCGATGCACATCGCTGAAAGGGCGTACCGACCGCCGGATAAGGCGAGCTCGAGAGCCGCCGTGCCGGTGATGCGGGCGCCCGACATACCGAGCGGATGCCCGAGCGCGATTGCCCCGCCGTTGCGGTTGACCCGTGGGTCGTCATCGGAGAGGCCGAGCTGCCGAAGCGTGGCAAGTGCCTGGCTTGCGAAGGCTTCGTTGAGCTCGATGGCGTCGAACTGCTCGATCTTCATTCCAAGGCGGGTCATCAAGGCCTGCGACGCCGGCGCAGGGCCGATGCCCATGACACGCGGCGGCACGCCGGCTGCCGCCCCGCCGAGGATGCGGGCGACGGGCGTCAGGCCGTGCCGGCGCGCTGCCTTTTCCGAGGCGATAATGAGAGCTGCGGCACCATCGTTGACGCCCGACGCATTCCCCGCCGTGACGGTGGCTCCGTGCAGCTGGTTGACAGACTTCAGGCGCGCGAGCGCTTCCAGGTTCGTGGCGCGTGGATGCTCGTCACGATCAATAAGCACATCCTCCCCTTTCCGCTGCGGAACGGTCACGCCCGTAATCTCCTTCGACAGACGGCCGCTCGCCTGGGCAGCTGCCGCCTTTGCCTGACTACGGACGGCGAAGGCATCCTGATCCTCCCGCGCAATGCCGCATTCGATGGCTACATTGTCGCCCGTTTCAGGCATCGAGTCGACACCGTACCGGCGCTTCATCAGCGGGTTGACGAACCTCCAGCCGATGGTGGTGTCGTAGATCTCCGCATGGCGGGAAAAGGCAGTGTCCGCCTTGGGCATAACGAAGGGCGCGCGGCTCATGCTCTCGACGCCGCCGGCTATCAACAGATCCGCCTCGCCCGATTTGATGGCGCGTGCGGCGGTAATGACCGCATCCATACCCGAACCGCACAGGCGATTGATGGTGGTACCGCTGACCGTTACCGGTAATCCGGCGAGAAGCAGCGACATGCGCGCCACGTTGCGATTGTCCTCGCCAGCCTGATTGGCACAGCCGAGGATCACATCGTCGACGGCTTCCCAATCAATCGAGGCATGCCGCTCCATCAGTGCCTTCAGCGGCACGGCGCCGAGATCATCGGCGCGGACAGAAGACAGCGAACCGCCGAAGCGGCCGATAGGCGTCCGAATATAGTCGCAGACAAAGGCGTCGGTCATGATGAAATCCTTAGAGTGCCGGCACGACAAGTTCGGCGACCGCACGGTCAGTATGGAGTTTCGCGCCGGTCATGGCCTGGAGTTCATCCATGGTCATGGCTGCCAATTTTTCCCGCACCACAAACCTGCCGCCGACAATGTCAATGACTGCATGGCTCGTATAGACACGGGTGATGCATCCGACACCGGTCAGCGGAAACGTGCAGCGCTCGACGAGTTTCGGCTGGCCATCCTTGGTGACGTGTTCGGTGATAACAAAAACCTGCTTCGCCCCGTGTACGAGATCCATGGCGCCGCCCACCGCCGGCACGCCCTTGGACCCGACCCGCCAATTCGCCAAGTCGCCGTTCTGGGCAACCTGGTATGCACCGAGAATGGCGACGTCCAGGTGTCCGCCACGCACCATGGCGAAGCTGTCGGCATGGTGAAAGAAGGACGCCCCGGGTTTCAGCGTCACCGCCTTCTTGCCGGCATTGATGAGGTCCCAGTCTTCCTCGCCTTCCGGTGGCGGCTCGCCGAAATTCAGGATGCCGTTCTCCGTGTGGAAAATGGCTTCTCTGCCCTCAGGCTGGTAGCGGGCGACCATTTCGGGAAAGCCGATCCCGAGATTGACATAGGCGCCGTCGGCGATGTCCTGGGCGGCGCGCCAGGCTATCTGGGCGTTGGAGAGTTTCTTTTCTTCGCGCGCAACGGTCGTCATGCGTAGACCACTCCGGCTCGGATGAGCACTTCTTCCTGTTGCGGATCAGCGACCTCAACGACGGCGTTCACGAAGATGCCTGGTGTGACCACGTGTTCGGGATCGATACCGCCGGCAGGCACGATCCTGGTGACCTGCGCGATCGTTCTCGCCGCCGCCATGCACATCAATGGATTGAAGTTGCGGCCGGCCTTGTTGTAGGTGAGATTGCCGTGTGTGTCGCCGAGCTCGGCCTTGACGATCGCAAAATCGGCCTTGAGCCAACGTTCCTGGACATAGTGCCGACCGTCGAATTCGGCGACGGGCTTGCCCTCCGCGAGTTCGGTGCCGTAGGCCGTAGGCGTATAGAAGGCCGGGATGCCGGCGCCGCCGGCGCGGATACGTTCTGCAAGCGTGCCCTGCGGCACCAGTTCGAGCTCGATCTCGCCGGCGAGATACTTTTCCGTGAAGGCGCGTGGGTCGGATGAGCGTGGAAAAGAACAGATCATCTTTCGCACCATGCCCGCATCGATCATGGCAGCAATGCCGATGCGGCCGTTGCCGGCATTGTTGTTTATGACCGTCAGGTTCTTCGGCCCCTTGTCGATCAGCGCGTGAATCAGCTCGATCGGAGCCCCGGAACCACCGAAGCCACCAATCATCACGGTGGCGTCGTCACCGATTTCGGCAACGGCCTCGACCAGGTCTGCAATTGTCTTGTTCATTTGAAGGCCCCTTCCGGCCCGTCTGGCAATGCCCACAATCGACGTACCGAAGATGAAGTCGCGGGTTCAGATATCGAAGAACACCGTTTCGTTCTCGCCCTGGAGATGTATGTCGAAGGTGTAGGTGTCGCCCTCACGGTCAGCAATCAGGGTCGGAACCCGTACCCTGTGCTCGATGCGCGCGAGTACCGGATCAGCGGCATTGGCTTCTGCTTCGTCCGCGAAATACATGCGGGTATGAAGGCCGATATTGATGCCACGTGCGACGATCCAGAAGGTGATGTGCGGCGCCATCAGTCGGCCGTCGCGGAAAGGGACGCGTCCCGGCTTGACCGTCTCGAAGACGTATTCGCCGGTCTCCATGTCGGCCGGACAGCGGCCCCAGCCGGCAAAGTCCGGATCCGCCTTTCCGCGCGTCTCCGAGGGGCTGTTGTAGAGCCCGTCGGCGTCGGCTTGCCATATCTCGACCAGCGCGTCCTTGAGGGGCGTGCCGGATCCGTCGATGACACGGCCGCGGATGGTGATGCGCTCACCCCTTGTGCGTTCGTTGTAGAGCGGACCGGACCCGAGGTCCTTTTCGAACACTCCTTCGATCCCGGTAAAATTGGGCGTGCAACCGATATGAACATAAGGACCGGCCGTCTGCGACGGTGATTCCTTCAGATAGCCGAGCGGCTGAACCATCTCAGTTGCCCTCCTTGCGGTTGTCGAACATCGTCGAACGCCGTCCGCGCAGGACGATGTCGAACTTGTAGGCGCGCATATCCATCGGGATCGTCGCGTTGAGGTCGAGCGGTGCAATAAGGCGTTTGATCGCCTCCTCGTCCGGAATCGTCTTCACGATCGGGCAAATCCAGATCAACGGATCGCCTTCGAAATACATCTGCGTAATCAGCCGCTGGGCGAAGCCGTGGCCGAAGACCGAGAAGTGGATGTGCGCCGGACGCCAGTCGTTGACGCCGTTCGGCCATGGATACGGACCCGGCTTGATCGTCTTGAACCAGTAGTAACCGTCCTCGTCCGTTACGGTCCGGCCGACACCACCGAAGTTCGGATCCAGAGCCGCGAGGTAGGTTTCCTTCTTGTGGCGGTAGCGTCCTCCCGCATTCGCCTGCCAGAATTCCACGAGAGCTCCCGCGACCCCCCTGCCGCGCTCATCGAGGACTCGCCCGTGCACGAGGATGCGCTGGCCGATCGGACTTTCACCGGCGCGCGCATAGTTCTGGATGAGATCGTTATCGAACTCGTTCAGCATGTTGTGGCCAAAGACCGGCCCGGTGATCTCGCTTTTCGTACCTTCCAGCGAAATCAGTGCGCGCTGGGGTGAGCGCAGGACGGTGGTCTTGTACCATGGCGTATACGCCGGCGGATGCATCTCGCGATCACGGGGGAAGAATATCCCAGTCTCAGGCATGGTGTTCTTCACGTCTCTCCTCCGTCCCGCTTTCCTGCTGGCCCATTTCATCCAGTACCGCCTTGGCCACCTTTATAGCGCTATTAGCGGCCGGCACGCCGGCATATATCGCGACGTGGAGCAGCGTTTCCATGATGTCCTCCTTCGTCGCGCCGGTGTTGACCGTCGCCCGAACGTGGAGAGCGACTTCCTCCTGGTGTCCTAGTGCAGCGAGCAACGCGATGGTGACCATTGAACGCTCGCGCTTGGTCCAGGTCGGTCGGGACCAGACATGGCCCCAGGCAGCCTCGGTTATGAGATTCTGAAAAGGTTCGTCAAAGGCTGACCTCTGTGCCTCGGTCCGG
It includes:
- the phnE gene encoding phosphonate ABC transporter, permease protein PhnE, giving the protein MSSFTYKPELSERGALIENHWQDLARGRRLYTMLSLAVLALALTGSLWFANETNSGKFFERLPHFFDFVGDLMPRDGIEVWRALLDLPSPYFDGSLKYDYPEGRYYVTDSLYVPEYVYKMTETLNIALLSTIIGFALGFLLSFLAAKNMTASPWIRVPVRRFMELLRAFPEIVLAGFFLAILSLGPIPAIIAVSIHTIGALGKLFFEVIENADMKPDEGLKAVGASWVERAWFGMVPQVMPNFVSYFLLRFEINVRASTIIGAVGGGGIGEQLRLSISRGHEAKTLAIVLLLFVTIIAVDQLSAWLRRKLVGDQAFQAVM
- the phnN gene encoding phosphonate metabolism protein/1,5-bisphosphokinase (PRPP-forming) PhnN encodes the protein MTSGAFISSTGRLPGTFVAVVGPSGAGKDSLISYAQGRLAARPDIHFVRRLITRDGNAGGEDHLAVTSEDFEDMREKGGFAVHWDAHGLRYGIPASVNDELARGHIIVANGSRSALNDFAEVFPRLLVVNVVARADILAHRLQQRGRETEADVGNRLERGSLLIPEGFRTVTIDNSGPLADAGERLTGVLVDLLSERTGVARGSGWISEPLDR
- the phnD gene encoding phosphonate ABC transporter substrate-binding protein gives rise to the protein MLKKTLLAAVALVAMAGAAAAEDLKEFRIGILGGENEADRLRNFQCMVDKLPAVLGVEKVSLFPAADYDGVIQGLLGGTLDYAELGASGFAKIYLADAKAVEPILTTVQTDGSMGYYSIMVARKDSGMTKVTDIKGKKLGFADPDSTSGYLIPTVTLPEALGAPVKEYVAETGFGGGHENLVLEVLKGTFDAGTTFGSGVGEFKDGYTSGNLKKMVDKGVLNMDDLVELWKSPLIPNGPVVVRTSMNDDMKAKFKTFMMDLPKTDAACFSAIQGGDFTGFTEVNVDFYKPIIDARKATIGG
- a CDS encoding alpha-D-ribose 1-methylphosphonate 5-triphosphate diphosphatase, producing the protein MTTEAVFTNARIVLDDDIISGTLIVRDGRIAELSEGSTASGEDMEGDYILPGLVELHTDHLEAHYSPRPGVRWDKISAIQAHDAQVVTSGITTVFDCLRMGSDEDGGFDKGEMREMADAIQTAEREDRLRAEHLLHLRCEVSAPDVLDHFSDFESDPHVRLVSLMDHAPGQRQFQTMEQYTLYYKKKRGLSEDAFAQFVARRQESSARYAAPHRNTLAKTCAERGITIASHDDATLDHVDEAIGYGVRLAEFPTSFDAAEASHKAGMSVLMGAPNIVRGKSHSGNIAARDLAERGVLDVLSSDYVPLSLLHAPFVLADALPNLSLPKALAMVTATPAKTVGLSDRGRIAEGLRADLVRVRRQSGVPVVRAVWREGRRVA
- a CDS encoding CoA transferase subunit B encodes the protein MTTVAREEKKLSNAQIAWRAAQDIADGAYVNLGIGFPEMVARYQPEGREAIFHTENGILNFGEPPPEGEEDWDLINAGKKAVTLKPGASFFHHADSFAMVRGGHLDVAILGAYQVAQNGDLANWRVGSKGVPAVGGAMDLVHGAKQVFVITEHVTKDGQPKLVERCTFPLTGVGCITRVYTSHAVIDIVGGRFVVREKLAAMTMDELQAMTGAKLHTDRAVAELVVPAL
- a CDS encoding 3-carboxy-cis,cis-muconate cycloisomerase, whose translation is MLAGLTFLGGLLGDNEIADALGTAADVRAMLRFEIELVRAQAIAGMVDEEAAAAIESVCTRLVPDMEELTSATARDGVVVPELVRQLRNAVGEPHGRFIHLGVTSQDVIDTAMALKLAFVLDVFNSRLSSVLSQLDVLQSRFGGNRLMGRTRMQAAVPITVGDRLKTWKSPLQHLAAELPRQRERVLILTLAGAAGTSEKFDDKIFAVRQSMARNLGLLAPDYVPHTDRGRIADFAGFLSRLTGAFGKIGQDLVLMVQNGIDEAEISGGGGSSAMPHKQNPVRAEILVALARYNATLLAGVHQALVHEQERSGSAWTLEWLLMPQMIEASGLSLLHGSALLSSIERFGDPA
- the phnE gene encoding phosphonate ABC transporter, permease protein PhnE, whose product is MSLSEFEAVAARHPQLLMPSFWSRFRVAAVGGAIALYFVFCWWFFSVGQVLGTANWGIAAGYLADWISYEVRPDIVVRADGTMQIEFSRYDPIGPNPCPDWLEAEHETVTRTVEIPATEMQAKPKSSFSFVAPSNAGKQEAAEARTETRTEEVVTHAVASMNSTDRIDVLPGHVEIHRGNETLGVTLSRNDGVRADRDLPAWATQRASGEKIVLAFGFSGWAEIRDDAVKIHKRFVGWENFFFDIDSPFFGKSAAEVFGLLFSGARLDPNRSNVSLALEGFLYNPSWQHLDVWTKLLQTIVMAFVGTFFATIIAFPLSFVAARNITRNGVVNQITKRFFDFQRSVDMFIWALFFTRAFGPGPLAGISAIFFTDTGTLGKLYSEALENIDDKQREGVKSVGAAPLAVQRFGVLPQVLPVFTSQALYFWESNTRSATIIGAVGAGGIGLKLWEAMRTNQDWENVGYMVLLILIVVFVFDSISNAVRSRLIGRRSTL
- the pcaG gene encoding protocatechuate 3,4-dioxygenase subunit alpha, with protein sequence MVQPLGYLKESPSQTAGPYVHIGCTPNFTGIEGVFEKDLGSGPLYNERTRGERITIRGRVIDGSGTPLKDALVEIWQADADGLYNSPSETRGKADPDFAGWGRCPADMETGEYVFETVKPGRVPFRDGRLMAPHITFWIVARGINIGLHTRMYFADEAEANAADPVLARIEHRVRVPTLIADREGDTYTFDIHLQGENETVFFDI
- the pcaF gene encoding 3-oxoadipyl-CoA thiolase encodes the protein MTDAFVCDYIRTPIGRFGGSLSSVRADDLGAVPLKALMERHASIDWEAVDDVILGCANQAGEDNRNVARMSLLLAGLPVTVSGTTINRLCGSGMDAVITAARAIKSGEADLLIAGGVESMSRAPFVMPKADTAFSRHAEIYDTTIGWRFVNPLMKRRYGVDSMPETGDNVAIECGIAREDQDAFAVRSQAKAAAAQASGRLSKEITGVTVPQRKGEDVLIDRDEHPRATNLEALARLKSVNQLHGATVTAGNASGVNDGAAALIIASEKAARRHGLTPVARILGGAAAGVPPRVMGIGPAPASQALMTRLGMKIEQFDAIELNEAFASQALATLRQLGLSDDDPRVNRNGGAIALGHPLGMSGARITGTAALELALSGGRYALSAMCIGVGQGIAIALERV
- a CDS encoding 3-oxoacid CoA-transferase subunit A is translated as MNKTIADLVEAVAEIGDDATVMIGGFGGSGAPIELIHALIDKGPKNLTVINNNAGNGRIGIAAMIDAGMVRKMICSFPRSSDPRAFTEKYLAGEIELELVPQGTLAERIRAGGAGIPAFYTPTAYGTELAEGKPVAEFDGRHYVQERWLKADFAIVKAELGDTHGNLTYNKAGRNFNPLMCMAAARTIAQVTRIVPAGGIDPEHVVTPGIFVNAVVEVADPQQEEVLIRAGVVYA
- a CDS encoding DUF1045 domain-containing protein, with amino-acid sequence MRYALYFTPPEHDPLSRAAAHWLGRDPFDGSALPTPEVEGFDAAEMADVTAEPRRYGFHATLKPPFALAAGRSEGELVDALGRFCGQAPTFTIPSAVIGQLGHFFALVPEQPFTPLQAFAAEIVEVFEPYRAPLTDADMARRKPETLSETERANLVRWGYPYVMDEFRFHMTLTGPVKAERATAMRDLLNSRFADFVGRPLSISGLALYVEKERGMPFTIHSWLPLSGA